The following DNA comes from Moritella sp. 24.
GCCGTTTTTAGCTGTCCATTCACCACATTCAAGTAAACGTACATTTTTCTTACTTGCAACGATAGCGCTAGCTTCAGCACTTACAGATGGCGCAATGATTACTTCAGTGAATTGGCGATCAACGATTGCTTGTGCCGTTACTGCATCAAGTTCACGGTTGAATGCAATGATGCCACCGAATGCTGATGTTGGATCTGTTTTAAATGCACTGTCGTAAGCACTTAAAATATCTTCACCAATAGCAACACCACATGGGTTTGCGTGTTTAACAATAACACAGGCTGGAGCATCGAATTCTTTCACACACTCTAATGCTGCGTCTGTATCTGCGATGTTGTTATAAGATAATGCTTTACCTTGTAACTGAGTCGCAGTTGCAACAGATGCTTCAGTTGTGTTTTTCTCAACATAGAATGCTGCATCTTGGTGGCTGTTTTCACCATAACGCATGTCTTGTTTTTTGATAAACTGAGAATTGAATGTACGAGGGAATTTAGATGCTTCGTCACCTTCAGTATTGTCACCATAGCTAGGAACCATAGTACCGAAGTAGTTTGCGATCATACCGTCATAAGCAGCTGTGTGCTCAAATGCTGCAATAGCAAGATCGAAACGTGTTTTATGAGTCAGTGAGGTATTATTTGCAGACATTTCACTTAATACACGGTCATAATCGCTCGCGTTAACGACAATTGTCACGTCTTTGTGATTTTTAGCTGCAGAGCGAACCATAGTTGGACCACCGATGTCGATATTCTCAACGGCGTCAGCAAGGCTGCAATCTGGATTGGCAACAGTGTTGGCAAATGGGTAAAGGTTAACAACGACAATATCAATTGGATTGATACCGTGTTCTGACATGACTTCAACATCAATGTCACGACGGCCAAGAATGCCACCATGTACTTTTGGATGCAGCGTTTTAACACGACCATCCATCATTTCTGGATGACCTGTATAGTCAGAAACTTCTATTACTGGGATATCATTTTCAGCTAATAATTTAGCAGTACCACCAGTCGATAATAATTCGACACCTTGTTCTACTAGGCCACGAGAAAATTCTACAATACCAGTTTTATCAGACACACTGATAAGTGCACGGCGAATAGGTCGAGCGTTGTCCATTTTACGATTACCTCAAAGTACATTTATATAGAAGGATGTTTTCGGAAAAGGTCAGCTCGGCCTTTTACGGAAACATCCTGCACTATGTTCCTTCTATACCTACTAACTTTACGCAGCAATTTGCTTGCTAAAGTGTTCTAGATATATAACGTACCGCAGATGGGGGGCATTCTAACTGAAAATTAATTCATTGTGTCGATTTTTTCATAAAAAATTCACGAACAGTATGTTTATATTTTGAATTGAATTAACTCAGCACAATCAAAATACAATCAAACGATAGGCTGAGTACAACATTGTATAGCAGGTAAGTACAATTAATAATAGTTGACTTGTAAGTCAGTTATTACAACGTGTTGCATCGATTAATCGTAAATTGTTACCTGTATTATTTTTTCTTTTTATGCCAAATCTTAGTTTCTTCGCCGCGTAACAAACGTATGATGTTGTCGTAGTGACGTAAAATAATTAAACAAGATAGCATGGCGACAGGCAACGTATATTGGGCTTTGAATATCAAGGTATAAACAGGTGCAAAAAGCGCAGTGAAAATAGCTGCAATTGAAGAGTAACCTGTAATTGCTAATGATAATAACCAGCTAACGACAATGGATGCGCCAAGATCAAGACCGATAGTTAACAGTGCACCAAATGCAGTTGCGACACCTTTACCACCTTGAAAGTGAAAGAAGATTGGATAAATATGACCTAGGCATGCAGCTATTGCGATAAGTCCAAGATAAAAGGGGGTGAAATTGAGATACCACGCCAACCATACCGGTAATGCGCCTTTTAGCATATCAAAAAACAGCACTAATCCAGCGGCTATTTTATTTCCTGAACGTAATACATTGGTTGCGCCGGGATTGAGTGATCCATATTTCCGTGGATCAGGCAGGCGAAATAGCCGACAAATTAGAATAGCGGAAGAAATCGAACCTAGTAGATAGGCGAAAATGATAAAGATTAAGCTCAATAGGGTCATTACTGATTAATTCTTCTCTAGGTTTGCTGTATTATTGCATTATTATATCGATTAATAAATTACGTGCTGTAAGAAGGCTTACAAATTCGTAGTTTATCTTGGATATAAATAAAAATTGAGAAACCTATCATACGCGTTTTATATTCGCGAGGGTATCCGACCTCTATTAAGTTTATTACGGGCGAGTTCATGGACATTGTATTTATTGAAAAATTGGAAGTTTTTACGACGATCGGTGTATATGATTGGGAAAAAGAGATCATTCAGCGATTAGTATTTGATTTGAAAATGGCACATGATAACCGTCCTTCAGCACTGACGGATGATATTACCAAAGCACTTGATTATTCAGCTGTATCTAAAGTAGTGACTGATTTTGCACAGGGTAATATCTTTGAATTAGTTGAAACAATGGCAGAGCAAGTTGCTGAACTATTAATGAAGACGTTTGGTATACCTTGGATTAGCCTCAAATTGAGTAAACCCGGAGCAGTCGCAAATGCGGCAACCGTAGGTGTATATATTGAACGTGGTCAGCGCGATGGAACGCTAGCGTAATGGCTTTAGTGTATATCGGCATCGGCAGTAATATTGATAAAGAGTATCATGTAGCGAATGCGCTGCAAGATCTTGAACAGATTTTTGATAACTGCCGTATTTCACCGATTTTCGAAAGTGCAGCAGTTAACTGCAGTGGCGATAACTATTATAATTTAGTGGTTGAATTTACCACGTCGTTATCGATTACTGCTTTAATGCAGCGTTTAAAAGATCTTGAAATCACACATGGACGTAAAGCGACGGACCGTCGTTATGCACCAAGAACGTTAGATCTGGATTTATTATTGTTTGATAATATCATCCAATCAACAGCCCCTATTTTACCTCGTCCCGAAATTCTTCATCATGCATTTGTGTTATGGCCGTTAGCGGAATTTGCGCCTGATTTATTACATCCTGAATTAGGTATTTCGATGGCGCAACTATGGCACGATTTTGATAAATCGACGCAGGTATTAAAGCTTGCTGAGTGGCAATGGCCACAAATTACTGAATTAGCTTAACAATACAAAAGAAAGGCGAATATTAGTGCGTATAATATTCGCCTTATTAACTAATTATCTTATTTCCCATTATTACAATAAAGGACATATTAATGAGTACTTTGGAAGTGATCGTTCTGGCATTGATTCAAGGATTAACTGAATTTTTACCAGTATCAAGCTCAGCTCACCTTATTTTACCGTCACAATTATTAGGTTGGGCAGACCAAGGTCTTGCTTTTGATGTTGCCGTGCATATAGGTACATTACTTGCAGTACTTATTTATTTCCGTGAAGAAGTGGGTACTATGGCCGTTGCTTGGGTGCGCTCTTTATTTAAAGGTGACCATACTAAAGATAGTCAGTTGGCATGGTGCATTGTATTAGCGACGATACCGGCTGCGTTATTTGGATTCTTTGGTAAAGACTTAATTGAGTTATATTTGCGTAGTACAACTGTGATTGCGACGACTACAATCATCTTTGGTTTATTGTTGTGGTGGGCAGATGCTAAAGCGATACAAATAAAAGATGAGTATAAAACGGGTTGGAAAGGCGCGCTAATCATTGGTTTTGCACAGATGCTAGCGTTAATCCCGGGTACTTCTCGTTCGGGTGTTACTATTACGGCTGGTTTAATGCTAGGTCTAACGCGTAGTGCTGCTGCACGTTTTTCATTCTTGATGTCGATTCCTATTATTGCAATGGCGGGTGGTTATTTAACGCTTAAATTAGTGCTTAATGGTGATGTTGTTGAAACACTACAAGCTGGTGAAATCATTACAACCGTACGTCCTGTAGATTGGTTTGCGATGGGATTAGGCATCGTTGTTTCTTTCTTTAGTGCTGTTGCGTGTATCCATGTATTTTTGAAAGTACTAGAAAAATTGGGCATGTTCCCGTTTGTTATCTACCGTTTACTACTCGGTACTGGTCTGTTTTATTTAATTTATACCCAGGCGCTTTAACTTCTCGATTCGCGATGATTCAATTGAAGTAGAAAGTAGAAAGTAGAAAGGGCTGTTATCAGATCGATAACAGCCCTTTTTTGATCTTATTAACGACGCCTACTTATTGAGATTGCAACGCTGTTAATGCTGAAATACGTTGTGCAGTCAATTGCTGCTTGATTTCAGCCCCTCGAAATCCAGCTGCGATAATAGGTTGTACTGCTATATCACAAGCGGCAATCAGCATTTTTGTTAGGTGCTGAGTCGGTTGATACTCATCGGTTAACTGACAAACTTGGCTACTTGAACAGGTCAGTAATATTTGTTGAAAACGTGTTGGCTTACGCCATGCATCCGTATTATCGAACAAACTGATAATTTCTGTTGGTGTTAAGGATAACGCACGATGAATATTACTTTGTTGCGCACTCACTAATAATGCTAAATCGCGGTGCTCGTTTGGTACTTTACAGCGCTTAGCGAGGGCTTTAATATTGGTTTGGTGATTATTAAGTTGCTGCATTAATGCGGCAAAGCGAATGGCTAAATCAGGGGAGCAGGATGCAGAGTGCTTTAATTGGCATAATGCCTGTTGACCAAGGTTATTAACGTCATTTTCGACTTCGCTGTTTATATCGAGTGCGAGATTAAAGAGGGCGTCAAGTTCAGGTAAAATGACGGCTAGTGCCCCAATGTCTTTTAATACTTGAAAAAATACAGCTGGGTTCGCTGCTGATAATGTTTTCTCAACTTCTTGCCATACACGCTCTGGTGTTAACTCTGCAAGAGCACCAGCTTGAGTCATGTCTTGCATTAGCTGCAATGTTTCATCTGCGATGGTAAAGCCAAGGTCGTGAAAGCGAGCTGCAAAACGCGCCACGCGCAAGACTCGTAATGGATCTTCGCTAAAACTTATTGATATATGACGGAGTACTCGATTATCTAAATCATCTTTGGCATTGAGTGGATCAATGAATTGACCATCTTCGTCTTCAACCATCGCGTTTATTGTGAGGTCTCGACGCACAAGATCTTGCTCAAGGGTTACATCTGGCGCTGCATAACACGTAAATCCAGTATAGCCCGAACCACTTTTACGCTCGGTACGCGCCAGTGCATATTCTTGTTTACTGCTTGGGTGTAAAAATACAGGGAAGTCTTTACCGACTTGCTGGTAACCTTGTTCAAGCATTTCAGCTGGTGTCGCACCAACAACAACAAAATCTTTATCTTTTACCGGTAAAGATAATAGTTTGTCACGAACAGCACCGCCGACTAAATATATTTGCACTAAATACCCCCTGTTACTTTACTTTAATGATGGCTTTAAGATGATCACATGATATCTGTTAATTATACCTTAACTATTTAGAAACTCGATATTTGCTGGTTAGCAGTCGTTGTTAATCCGCTGTAATTCAGGTTTAGTGGATGATTAATTACCATAAGGCGATTTATTCATGAATAAAGTCCTATTTTTATCGCCTATTTTTGACATTTAGTTGTCTAACTATTAACGTGAAGCATCAATCATAGGATGATAATCATAGATGTATACTGAGTTTTTTCATTTAAAAGAAGTGCCTTTTTCTATTGCGCCTGATCCGCGTTTCTTTTTTATGAGCGATCGTCATAAAGAAGCGTTGACACACCTGACTTATGGTTTACAAGGTGCGGGTGGTTTTGTCATGCTAACCGGGGAAGTTGGGACTGGTAAAACAACTGTCTCACGCGCCTTAGCACAAGGACTCCCCAAGGACACAATTATTGGTTATGTTCATAACCCAGCAATGAGTGAACTTGAATTATTAGCCACACTTTGCGATGAATTTAAGCTTGATTATGATAAGCAGAGTTTAAGTTTAAAAGTACTGTTTGATTCACTGCATCATTACCTTTTAAATCATTGCAAACAAGGAAAACCTTGTGTTGTGATCATTGATGAAGCACAGCTATTATCAACGGCAGCGCTTGAACAGTTACGCTTGTTAACAAACCTTGATGTTGACCATAAAAAGTTGCTACACATCGTACTGATTGGCCAACCTGAATTACAGCTAAAGCTAAAACAACCGGAGTTACGTCAACTCGCACAGCGCATTACAGCCCGCTATCATTTATTACCCTTAACCGAACTCGAGTTGACCAGTTATGTGGCTTATCGTTTAAGTATCGCATCGGGAAATCCTGGGTTATTTAGTACTAAAATATTGAAACGTATTCATCAGCATACTGCAGGTGTCCCCCGATTAGTTAATCTTGTTTGTGATAAAGCGCTGTATTATGCGTTTAAAGCAAGAGCGGATAGAATCACGTATCAGCATGTGCAAGATGCACTTAAGGCTGTCGTTGTTACAGAGTCGCATAAACCAACATCGAGTAAGTCTGGAGTCTTTACAGCTCTTGCTACCTTGTTATTACTGGGTGCTGGCGTTACGGCATTTCAGCTTGGTTGGATTAATTTACCAGAGGATAAAGTGGTCGCTGCGCAAGTTGATAACGCAGTCCCTGTTATTGCGAATAGTCATGTCGATAATATTGATACTAGTATGGCGACTGATAAAGTGATGTCAGATAAGGCATTGCTAGCGGAGATTAAGTCGACACGACACCGTGATGCTGCAACCCAGTTTCTATATAAAGAGTGGGGCTATAATATTGCATTAAAAGATGCGACTTGTCGTAATGCACAATACGCTAATTTACGTTGCCTACAGCGACAAGGAAACTATGCACAGTTAGTCCAATATAATTTACCTGCGGTTGTTCGTTTGTTAGATAATCTTGGTGAAGGCTACTATGCGACATTATTGAGTGTTACGCCTGCAGGTGTAGAACTGCAAGTAAACAAAAGCCATATATTGGTAAGCCAAGCATGGTTTGAAAAATACTGGAGTGGTGATTTTACCTTACTTTGGACTGCACCAAGTCGATTTAAGAATAGCTTAAAGAAAAATGATAAAGGCGAATTAATACGTTGGTTAGATCGCAATGTAAGTGCTGCGCTAGGCGAAAAGGCATTATCAGGCACGAGGTTTGATTCGGTATTAATGAAAAAGGTGATGCGTTTCCAGCAACAATCAGATCTAACAGCGGATGGTATCGTAGGCCCTCAAACGATGATGACAGTTGTTCACCATGCTGACAGTACTGTTCCAAAATTGAATGTGGCGACACACTTAGGGGAAGTGAAATGAACTTTGTAGCAGGTAAAGCGTTAAGCAAGTTCACGGTAAGTATGAGCGTTATTGCAAGTGTTCTCTGGTCTCCAATCTTATTTGCGAATGCTGGTACCGTAACGACTATTTCATCGGGTGTTGAACAAACAGATCCTTTAATTATTTTAAAGTTACCTGATATTCAATTTGAGCACTCCCTTTCTATTGTGACTATACCAGATAAGGTGGATATTCCTTCGCGTTCTGCTAATGATATCGCAGCGATTGTCGTGCCAAGTACACCTCTTAAGGCTGCGAGTAAATCAGAACGACTAACCATGAATGATGAATTAGCGAATGAGCAGGTATCTGCTGATTTACTCGCTAAATTTAATCGTGCATTAACGGCGACAAGTAATACAGATAATGCCCCAGTGAATGAGGCTGAAGAAGAAAGTTTTAATGCTGTACCAATTGCTGATCTACCAGCGCATTTACGTGCGCAAATTCCTGATATTAGTTATAGTTCTCATGTGTATTCATCAAAATCAAGAAACCGCAGTGTTCGCCTTAATAATAGAGATTTACGTGAAGGCAGTTGGTTAAGTGATGATGTTGAAATACTAGAGATATTACAAAATGAAGTGATAATGCGTGTTGGTGCGCAGAGCTTTAGCCTTAAAGCGTTATCTGATTGGTCGGCTTAATTATTGATTAGTTAACGAAGCGTTTAAATAGTCGATAAGGGAGTCTCGAACTCCCTTATCGACCATATTACTGTTTAGCTAACTTATTTATCACTTCATCAGCTTCAGAGATAATTCGTTCAACGATAACGGCCACGCTTGGCACATCATTAATCAGTCCTTGTGATTGACCAATAAATTGCACCCCAGTAGTTAAATCCCCATTGATGGTCGCGGCCTCAAGCTTTTCAGTTGCAGCACCGAAGTAAGACAATTGTTTTATCTTATCGAACTGTATAAAAACACCGGCTGCTAATTTCCAGAAGGGTAAATCAACCATTTTTGCAGCTTTCACTGACTTGAGTAATGCTAAAACAAAATTCATTGGTTTTTTTGTTGCTTTGATTGAGGCTGGTGTTTTAAGTACACGAGCATGAAGACCATCAAAGTTTTTAGAATAGATAGTATCGTTTTCTGATTTACTGGTGATCACTTGCTTAACGTCATTGTGTAATGCACTTTCTTGGCTTGTCGCAAAGCGAGACCCCATGGCTACAGCATCAGCGCCTAAAGAGAGTGCGGCGACTAGCCCGCGTCCATCGGCAAAACCACCAGTTGCAATAACGGGAATATCGACAGCTCTCGCAATGGCTGGTACAAGCACAAGTGAGGTAACGTCTCCGCCGTGTGCAGCTGCTTCATGGCCTGTTACCATCAAGGCATCAGCGCCAACTGCCTGTGCTGATTTAGCATGCTTTTCATTGACGACAGTGGCAATCACCTTGCCACCGTAAGCATGTACCTGTTCAACGATCCAATCACCTTTACCTAATGAAAAGTTAATCACAGGTACTTGTTCTTCAATTCCGACCTTTGCATTCTCTTTTGCACCCGGCATTAGTAGTGTTGCACCAATACCAAATGGTTTATCTGTTAGTTCACGGATCTTTTTAATTGAAGCTCGGGTTTCTTCTTGGCTTAGAGGGCCTGTTGCAAGAATACCTAAACCACCGGCATTTGAAACGGCAGCAACTAGTTCTGGTTTTGATATCCAGCTCATACCAGGTAAGACAATAGGGTGCTCAATGCCTAATAATTCTGTAATCCGTGTTTTCATCACTTTATCCCAAAGATGCAAGAAGGTTGGAAAAATAAACTAGCATAAATACACTAATACATACAGATGTTAATGGTATGTTTATTTTTAACAAAATTATTTATCGTAAAATTTTAACGATCACAACTTTAGTTTGGGTATATTCTGTGTATTTTTTATCCACCATATTATCTACTACGGAACCCCAATTTCACGTGTAAGACATCGACTATTGAGGTGTCGGGATATAGTCGTTACGTACCTATGCTTATCTCGATATCGTGCCTAGTCTTACACTCTTAAATATATTGTATACTCATAATTATCAATGGCTTATGTATGTGGTCGTTTTATTCTTTGTAAAATTATGTAATTTAATCATTTTTTCGCGGTTGTTGATCAGCATTATTAACGTATATTTATAAGCACAAGGACGAGGCGGGAACATCTTCAGGAAGAAGACCAAAGGATTAAGTTGCAGGACGCGACACAAGGACAGCTTCAGGAAGAAGACTAAAGGATTAAGTTGCAGGATGCGACACAAGGACAGCTTCAGGAAGAAGACCAAAGGATTAAGTTGCAGGATGCGACACAAGGAACATCTTCAGGAAGAAGACTAAAGGATTAAGTTGCAGGATGCGACACAAGGAACATCTTCAGGAAGAAGACTAAAGGATTAAGTTGCAGGACGCGACACAAGGACAGCTTCAGGAAGAAGACTAAAGGATTAAGTTGCAGGACGCGACACAAGGACAGCTTCAGGAAGAAGACTAAAGGATTAAGTTGCAGGACGCGAGACAAGGACAGCTTCAGGAAGAAGACTAAAGGATTAAGTTGCAGGAGGCGACACAAGGACAGCTTCAGGAAGAAGACCAAAGGATTAAGTTGCAGGACGCGACAACAAGGACAGCTTCAGGAAGAAGACCAAAGGATTAAGTTGCAGGACGCGACACAAGGACAGCTTCAGGAAGAAGACCAAAGGATTAAGTTGCAGGACGCGACACAAGGAACATCTTCAGGAAGAAGATTAAAGGATTAAGTTGCAGGATGCGACACAAGGACAGCTTCAGGAAGAAGACCAAAGGATTATGTTATAGGATGTAACACAGAAATAAATCAGGATCGATTTGTTGTGCTAGGAAGGCAAAAGGACACTCCGACGGATTGGGAAGTGGAAATTTAACGGAATAAATAGAGTCAGGATTTAGCAGGGTTGCTACAAGTTTCACGGATTGAAAGTATAGACTTTAGGGCGGCACAGTGTGCCGCCTTTTCTATATCTGGAATTTAATAAATCGTTTATTTTGGCGTTCTGCCTACGACATCTCCCATTATTGATACTTCTTATTAGCCTATACATGACAGAATTCATTGTATGTTTAGCTTTATAACTAACCTCAGATCGTTAGCCATTAATATCTACATTTAATATCTAGATGTAAAATGTAGATATAAAAAAGGCGTTAAACAAATTTAACGCCTTTTGATTTTGCTAATTTAAATTATCGTTCTTGGAGCGACTATTTACTTTTAGACTTATTCTTCTTGATACGTTTCTTAGCTTTAAGTTTCGCTTTTGCTGATGCTTTATTTTTACCAGTTGCGGCTACTTTTGCTTTTTTCTTCGTTTTCGATACTGCAATTTTATTGTTTGGTTTCAAACCTTGAATTACACGACGTTTAATCGTTTCTTCAGTGTAACGTTCGATTTTACCAAAAATACGTAGATCATGCGCTTCAACTAATGAAATTGCTGTACCTTTTTTACCAGCACGTGCAGTACGACCAATACGGTGAACATACACTTCAGCACTACGTGGTAAATCAAAGTTAAATACGTGACTTACATCCTGAACGTCAATACCGCGAGCGGCAACGTCAGTAGCAATCAGTACTTTTACTTTATCGTTTTTAAATTGATTTAATGAACGAGTACGTTTTGCTTGATCCATCTCACCACGTAAATAAGCACACGGGATACCCTGAGATTGTAAGTAGCTAACTAAGTCAGCTAAACGTTCACGGGTTTTTACAAACACGATAGAACGAGTTGTGCTCTCATCACGTAACCAGTGCACTAGCAAAGCTTGCTTGTGTGCGTGGTCATCAACGTAATGCATGAATTGATGAATTTTTGCTTTTTCTTTACGTGAAGGATTCGCTGTAAATTCAGCTGGCTCTTTCAATAGTTCTTCAGCAAAACGCTCAATACCACGACCTTCTAGGGTTGCAGAAAATAGCATTGTTTGTTGACGACGAGTCATTTCATCAGTGATTTTTTTCACGTCTTCATAGAAGCCCATATCTAACATACGGTCGGCTTCGTCTAAGATTAGTACTTCAACGGCTGCACATTCAAATGCATCACGACGGATGTATTCTAGTAAGCGACCTGGTGTAGCAATGACAATATCAAGGCTATTTTTTAGTACTTCAGCGTGTAGTGCGTAATCAACACCACCCGTTACCATCGATACTTTATGATCAGTATAGGCAGCTAGCATTTTAGCTTGTTGGAATACTTGACTCGCGAGTTCTCGCGTTGGCGTCAAAATCAGTACTCGTCCAGGACCTAATTCACGACGTGGAAAGTCAAGCAGATGCTGAACAGCTGGTAATAAAAACGCCAGCGTTTTACCTGTACCTGTCGGTGCAGATGCAAGGATATCTCTACCTTCCATGGCAGTTGGCAATACTTGCTGTTGAATCAATGTTGGTTGAACAAGATTATTATCAGTAAGTGCTGCAATTAATTCAGGGTCTAGATCGAGACTTTCGAAGTCCATAAAACACCGTATAACAAGAGGTTAAAAAGGAAGATGAAGTTATCATTTACAATATTGGAACAATGACACGTCAAATTTTTGATCGTTAATCAGCCATTATGGCAGATATGGAGGCTTGAGGGTATTTGTTTTCTACTCTAGCGTTTAAATAATTGTTATTATAATACTGTTTATTTTTCTTTTTAAGTAAGTTAACCCGTGCTTTAGGTTAATCATGTCTATTATTGAATATTGCCTACTTACTTGTTGGTATTATTCATTGGCCTGATATTTTCATTGGTGCTATCTTACTCTATATTAATTACATTTAAGGTGTTCAGATTGATTTTCTCACTTGGTATCCCTCGGCTAGTTGCATTATCTTCTATTGTGCTATTTTCTGTTTTATCTATTCCGATTCATGCCGCTGATGATAAATACTATTCTGAAAATGACGATAAAATTTCCAACAAAGGTTACTGGGGTAAACAGCGTGGACATCTTGGCGGTGAAGAGCAGCGAAAGCCAAAACCTGTTGTAGAAGAGCCAGAAGAACCTGCATTTGAACCCTTTCTATTTCCTGAACCTCTTTATTCTAATATTAGCTTTGGCTTACAGTTACACAGTAACTATGAAGACTATGATAGACATGGTACT
Coding sequences within:
- the purH gene encoding bifunctional phosphoribosylaminoimidazolecarboxamide formyltransferase/IMP cyclohydrolase, which translates into the protein MDNARPIRRALISVSDKTGIVEFSRGLVEQGVELLSTGGTAKLLAENDIPVIEVSDYTGHPEMMDGRVKTLHPKVHGGILGRRDIDVEVMSEHGINPIDIVVVNLYPFANTVANPDCSLADAVENIDIGGPTMVRSAAKNHKDVTIVVNASDYDRVLSEMSANNTSLTHKTRFDLAIAAFEHTAAYDGMIANYFGTMVPSYGDNTEGDEASKFPRTFNSQFIKKQDMRYGENSHQDAAFYVEKNTTEASVATATQLQGKALSYNNIADTDAALECVKEFDAPACVIVKHANPCGVAIGEDILSAYDSAFKTDPTSAFGGIIAFNRELDAVTAQAIVDRQFTEVIIAPSVSAEASAIVASKKNVRLLECGEWTAKNGEFDIKRVNGGILVQDRDRGMVGLDDLTVVSERQPSEQELTDLLFCWKVAKFVKSNAIVYAKDGVTIGVGAGQMSRVYSAKVAGIKAADEGLVVEGSVMASDAFFPFRDGIDAAAAAGIKCVIQPGGSIRDNEIIDAANEHGMTMIFTGMRHFRH
- the plsY gene encoding glycerol-3-phosphate 1-O-acyltransferase PlsY, with amino-acid sequence MTLLSLIFIIFAYLLGSISSAILICRLFRLPDPRKYGSLNPGATNVLRSGNKIAAGLVLFFDMLKGALPVWLAWYLNFTPFYLGLIAIAACLGHIYPIFFHFQGGKGVATAFGALLTIGLDLGASIVVSWLLSLAITGYSSIAAIFTALFAPVYTLIFKAQYTLPVAMLSCLIILRHYDNIIRLLRGEETKIWHKKKK
- the folB gene encoding dihydroneopterin aldolase codes for the protein MDIVFIEKLEVFTTIGVYDWEKEIIQRLVFDLKMAHDNRPSALTDDITKALDYSAVSKVVTDFAQGNIFELVETMAEQVAELLMKTFGIPWISLKLSKPGAVANAATVGVYIERGQRDGTLA
- the folK gene encoding 2-amino-4-hydroxy-6-hydroxymethyldihydropteridine diphosphokinase, whose amino-acid sequence is MALVYIGIGSNIDKEYHVANALQDLEQIFDNCRISPIFESAAVNCSGDNYYNLVVEFTTSLSITALMQRLKDLEITHGRKATDRRYAPRTLDLDLLLFDNIIQSTAPILPRPEILHHAFVLWPLAEFAPDLLHPELGISMAQLWHDFDKSTQVLKLAEWQWPQITELA
- a CDS encoding undecaprenyl-diphosphate phosphatase yields the protein MSTLEVIVLALIQGLTEFLPVSSSAHLILPSQLLGWADQGLAFDVAVHIGTLLAVLIYFREEVGTMAVAWVRSLFKGDHTKDSQLAWCIVLATIPAALFGFFGKDLIELYLRSTTVIATTTIIFGLLLWWADAKAIQIKDEYKTGWKGALIIGFAQMLALIPGTSRSGVTITAGLMLGLTRSAAARFSFLMSIPIIAMAGGYLTLKLVLNGDVVETLQAGEIITTVRPVDWFAMGLGIVVSFFSAVACIHVFLKVLEKLGMFPFVIYRLLLGTGLFYLIYTQAL
- a CDS encoding multifunctional CCA addition/repair protein, translating into MQIYLVGGAVRDKLLSLPVKDKDFVVVGATPAEMLEQGYQQVGKDFPVFLHPSSKQEYALARTERKSGSGYTGFTCYAAPDVTLEQDLVRRDLTINAMVEDEDGQFIDPLNAKDDLDNRVLRHISISFSEDPLRVLRVARFAARFHDLGFTIADETLQLMQDMTQAGALAELTPERVWQEVEKTLSAANPAVFFQVLKDIGALAVILPELDALFNLALDINSEVENDVNNLGQQALCQLKHSASCSPDLAIRFAALMQQLNNHQTNIKALAKRCKVPNEHRDLALLVSAQQSNIHRALSLTPTEIISLFDNTDAWRKPTRFQQILLTCSSSQVCQLTDEYQPTQHLTKMLIAACDIAVQPIIAAGFRGAEIKQQLTAQRISALTALQSQ
- a CDS encoding ExeA family protein — encoded protein: MYTEFFHLKEVPFSIAPDPRFFFMSDRHKEALTHLTYGLQGAGGFVMLTGEVGTGKTTVSRALAQGLPKDTIIGYVHNPAMSELELLATLCDEFKLDYDKQSLSLKVLFDSLHHYLLNHCKQGKPCVVIIDEAQLLSTAALEQLRLLTNLDVDHKKLLHIVLIGQPELQLKLKQPELRQLAQRITARYHLLPLTELELTSYVAYRLSIASGNPGLFSTKILKRIHQHTAGVPRLVNLVCDKALYYAFKARADRITYQHVQDALKAVVVTESHKPTSSKSGVFTALATLLLLGAGVTAFQLGWINLPEDKVVAAQVDNAVPVIANSHVDNIDTSMATDKVMSDKALLAEIKSTRHRDAATQFLYKEWGYNIALKDATCRNAQYANLRCLQRQGNYAQLVQYNLPAVVRLLDNLGEGYYATLLSVTPAGVELQVNKSHILVSQAWFEKYWSGDFTLLWTAPSRFKNSLKKNDKGELIRWLDRNVSAALGEKALSGTRFDSVLMKKVMRFQQQSDLTADGIVGPQTMMTVVHHADSTVPKLNVATHLGEVK
- a CDS encoding general secretion pathway protein GspB; amino-acid sequence: MNFVAGKALSKFTVSMSVIASVLWSPILFANAGTVTTISSGVEQTDPLIILKLPDIQFEHSLSIVTIPDKVDIPSRSANDIAAIVVPSTPLKAASKSERLTMNDELANEQVSADLLAKFNRALTATSNTDNAPVNEAEEESFNAVPIADLPAHLRAQIPDISYSSHVYSSKSRNRSVRLNNRDLREGSWLSDDVEILEILQNEVIMRVGAQSFSLKALSDWSA
- a CDS encoding nitronate monooxygenase family protein, translated to MKTRITELLGIEHPIVLPGMSWISKPELVAAVSNAGGLGILATGPLSQEETRASIKKIRELTDKPFGIGATLLMPGAKENAKVGIEEQVPVINFSLGKGDWIVEQVHAYGGKVIATVVNEKHAKSAQAVGADALMVTGHEAAAHGGDVTSLVLVPAIARAVDIPVIATGGFADGRGLVAALSLGADAVAMGSRFATSQESALHNDVKQVITSKSENDTIYSKNFDGLHARVLKTPASIKATKKPMNFVLALLKSVKAAKMVDLPFWKLAAGVFIQFDKIKQLSYFGAATEKLEAATINGDLTTGVQFIGQSQGLINDVPSVAVIVERIISEADEVINKLAKQ